ACATATGTTTTTATACAAGGGTCAAGTGCTTCTTGTCTGCATCGTGAAAAATTAGTCAGTGAGCCAACAGATAAACAATGTATAGCCAGCCTTTTGGTCCCTTGTCGTCACTCAATGGCTTGTGTTTTTCTTCGGTAAACAATATGTACGAAGACAAAAAGTATTAAggtatttttctttgatgttTTGACCCTACCTGAATTCCTTTTGAGTTATCGCCACTAGTGAAGGTGATTCAGGAGATGGGTTAAACAGATGATGAGAGTAttcattctcttttgcCCTCAGCTACACTAATTGGAGGAgataaattttgaatgttcCTTGAGAACGAAGCCTCATCGCCAACAGTGCTGACGTTACTCTCAATGTCGCTTCCATTTGCACTTCTATGACTGGCAGTTTGGAAAAAGTTCGGTGGATTACCATCTTGCATCGcattctgaaattttcgTTTCGTAGTATATCCGCCTGCGTTCTGTGCATCACTGGGAGTGGCTGACAACGAGTCTGGTGCCGACTCAAAATCGGAATGGTCATTGATGTTATCCTCCATGTCAGGGTTGATATCGCTACTTAACCAGTGCATCTTTTCCCGTAAGGTCATGGGTGGTCCATTAGGCGTATTCAAGTAGGGCGtacttttcatttgtagCGAAGACAATGACACTGAATCTTGCTGATTTTTCCACGGAGACGAATATCCGTGAGTACCCAGATGgtgcatttttttgtattgaTTATGTGCCATAGAATTCAGCAAGTTTAACGAGTACTGGGGAATACCCAACCTTTTGACCTTTTCACCGTCAACACCGTCCTTTGTAGCCATCATCGATACACCTGAGGTTACTGATCCCCTAGATAATGGCCTAGAGATACTTTCTTCCGGATCCATGTCGTAAACCGCCTGCGTTGATGCATTATCTGCTAGATAAACACTTGTTGAAGGCTCATAGAGCGAAATGGTGGACGAAACATCCTTCGAACTTAATGAATTGTTGGAATCTTCCATGCTGGATAGCTGCAAAAGAAGCAGAAGCAAAGATATTTGCCAGACTAACTGATTTGAACAATCACCAAACTAGAATTATTTTGCGAGTACTTAAAGTCTTATCAGGTGAGTATGGGATGCAGCTCTGTACAACTACAACTTCTTCGTGTACCGCCGCATGATAAATGATCCCTTAGATAAAGCGATCCGGGGGGAGTGTCTTGTGGGTTTATGGTTACCCTGCTGTGGTAAACAAATGATCTGGGCGGCTATAATAAAAGCTATATAGAACAAAGTTCCCATATTGTAGTTACTTTTAGGATAGGTTCAAAGAAGGCTACAGAATACCTTCAGGATGTCTACTGGTCAAATGACTGCTACTTGCAGTAAGGCTGTCTCTAAAACGAGCTCAAAGACTAGGATAACAGTTGAACAATCGCAGAAATTAATTCAAACAATGCTAACAATGTCATTTGGATGTTTGGCATTTTTAAGAGGATTATTTCCAGATGATAGCTTTGTGGATCAACGGTTTGTACCCGAAAAGGTGGAAAAGGATTACAAGAAACAAGACGGCGTTTCCGGTAATTCCATAAAGATCAAAACTCTGGTTCGTGGTAAATCGAGCGAGATAGATTTACTGCTGAATTGGCTGGAGAAGGGGGTTTTTCAGTCCATTAAACTGAAGTATCTGAGAGCTCTGAGCTTGGGGATTTtccttgatgaaaatgatccaACAGATCTACTGGAGAATTACATCTTCTCATTCGattatgatgatgaggataaTTTCAGAATGCAGGTAGGTACTCAAACGAAGGGGGATGAGAGCGCATCTTCTGTATCTTTGTTAGATTCCCGGAAAATGGCGCAGCAGTTGATGCGTCGGTTTATCATAATTACGCAGTCTTTAGAGCCGCTACCACAAAGGAAATATTTAACGCTGAGATTGATGTTTAACGATAGCGCACCACCGGATTACCAACCTCATCTGTTCAAGGATGCGACTTTTGAGAAGCAGGCTACTGTTAAAGTTCCGCTGAATGCAGATACTAATGCAACTTCGGTGGGTACTCTAAATACTGATCATCATCAACTTTCCCTTAAGGTTTTGTCCGCGGCAGATTGTGATCCCGAGTTAAATTGTGAGGGGAATTCGAATTCAGTCCCCATAGATCCCTTTGATCTAGTAGATGATATCCGGCCTGAACGGAATTTCTCTCAAGATTACGTTGCTAGCCAAACAACAAGTATCCTTGGTCATATCCTAAAGTCATCCCACCCAAATATTCAACCTACACAGGCGGTAGTCAACAAAAGTATCAGTGACGGCACTTGTGAATGTGCTGTAGATTGTCCAGCTGAATCTACAACATTCAAAACTTGTAAAACTTGCAGAAAGAAGGTGCATGGGATATGTTATGGAAATTCAAGAGGTTCGGCAATAGAAAGGTGTATGACTTGTGTTTGTGGTTCTGCACTTGATACTGAAAGTAATGCATTCAAAGATCTTATTATGTTGCGAAAAATATATCGTCTCATAGGACGCTCACGCTCGATTCCTGATTCAGTTACATTGCTGGTAAAACAGCTATTTGGCTTGCAATTCAAACTGGATGAAGAAACGGAAGAAAGAATTGCCTTTTGTCTGTCAGTATTGTTTCATGATAATGTGTTATCCATCGAAGGTGAAGCTCAACAGCAAACTAATAGCCAGTCTATTcgtttttcaacttctgTACAAATTGACATATCTGGAGTTATCGCAGCGAATCAAGTACTCTTGGAAAAGGATAAGGTGTATCCATTGTGCTTCAGGTATAATTCATACGGAATGCACTCTTGTTTCACTGATGTGGTTGGTGAATCCAAGCAGCAGATCGAAGATTGGTTCAAGCAAATCAGAGACCTAAGAGATCTCTTAATTGTCCCTAAACCATCTTCTTACAATTTTGAGTCATTACAAATTGGAGACACAAACAACTTTGAATTGAACAAACAAGCACGAAAACgtaaaaataatgatttaCATCAATACTTGAAGTCTGAGCAGGAGTCAATATCTTCGGAAACAGACACAAATAAATCAGAAAAAGGAAACGCCAAGAAAATAAGGAAAATTAGtgtatcaaaaaaatcactgAGAAGTGTTTGGTAACTGAGGACCAAAACAATAAGAGATATAGAAAAGAGGGACATAGAGTGCAGGGCTTAACATATGTTTACAAATTTGCTTGTGTGATTTACAGCTAGCTAACTAAATTTCGTATATTTTGCTAATTTCGATGTACCTCTATAGATGTAGGTTTTCCGTCGTGATTTTATTTATGTTATTTTTTGCCGCTAAGAATAGTTTACTGACGCTTTTCGGACCTCGGAAGAGAAAATGTTCATATAAGTTTGCAATCCTGAAAAGGAATATGACTTGCAACATATCTGCTCACAAAGAGTTCAAGAGATTGATATGTCTTCCGAAATGCTAAGAAGTATTCAAGGCTTATCTGGAAGACAAAGATGTTTTTACAGACGTTTTTTCAGCGCAGCGACTTCCAAGTATAAGCTCATCAACAGAATTCGAACACCAATAGAAGCTGGACAGGCCCTCTTTGAGACTAGACCCAATTTGCTGAAACCAGGAGAACTTACTCCTGGCATATCTGCTAAAGAATACTACCAAAGGCGAGTTAACCTGGCTAGAAGAATGCCCTCAAAAAGTTGCGCTATTCTAGCTGGCAGCCAGATCAAGTATGCATCTGGTGCAGTATTTTATCCATTTCAACAGAATAATAATATGTACTATTTGAGCGGCTGGAACGAGCCAGATTCCGTCATGTTGCTGGAGAAACCAACGGATGATTTAAATGACATTGTCTTCCATATGATTGTGCCGCCAAAGGACTCGTTTGCTGAGCAATGGGAAGGTACAAGAACCGGTATTGATGGTGTTaaagaaatatttaatGCCGATGAGGCAGCGGATCTATCAGTTCTGTCCTTGTATATAGCGAAGATCATCAGGAGAAATGATATCCTCTACTTTGATGCCCCAAAAGACAAAACCACCGTAAGCAACCCTGGGCTCTTCAGCTCATTTTTCTCCTACCACACTACAGCTAATGGGCATCAAACAGTCTACGATGTTATTAAAGATGCAGGCACAATGAAGAAGGTAAGAAATCTGAATAAGGTTATAGCAGACCTGAGGAAGATAAAATCGCCAGCTGAGTTGCGTGTAATGAGAAGAGCAGGGCAAATATCTGGTAGAGCTTACAATCAAGCATACGCCACAAGATTTAAAAACGAAAGAACTTTGCAAGCCTTTCTGGAATATAATTTTATATCAGCGGGTTGTGATAGATCTGCCTATGTTCCTGTCGTGGCAACAGGCTCAAACGCGCTATGCATTCACTATACAAGAAATGATGATGTGATGTATGATGACGAGATGGTTCTTGTAGACGCTTCGGGCTCTATAGGAGGCTACTGTACCGATATTTCTCGTACTTGGCCAGTCAATGGGCAGTTCACAAACCCGCAAAGAGACCTTTATGAAGCTGTTTtaaatgttcaaaaagagTGCATGGAGCTATTCAAGGCCTCGAAAGGGTACTCTATTCATGACATACATGAAAAAAGTGTCGACTTCATGAAAATCGAGTTAAGAAATGTTGGATTCAACgacattcaaaaatgggATGTTAACAAGCTGTATCCCCATTATATAGGTCATCACTTGGGACTAGATGTTCACGATGTTCCTGAAGTCTCAAAAACAAAGCCTATAGAGGAAGGACAAGTTATAACTGTGGAACCTGGAGTTTATGTTCCTGATGATCAGAATTATCCAAGTCACTTCCACAACATAGGTATAAGGATCGAGGACGATATTGCAGTGGGCATCGACAGCTATACAAACTTAACTATTGAGGCTGCTAAGGAGATTGCTGATCTTGAACACATTATGGAACACGGTGTTATGCAAAAGATAGAAAAGGACGTCATTTCTCCACTTTCATGACTTTATGTTCAATCCTTCAGATAGAAATTATAAAGCAGAAATTCAACTTCCCATGAGACATTTTCGAAAGAAGTAAGACACAAGTTCGGACTGAAGATAAATCAAAAGTACAAAGGGTAAGGCGTTGCATCTTTCATGTAAATAGGATTTTTTAATGCCCGTGACAATCTTTTCTAgtttccaatttcaaatgtCCCACTTTCAGGGTCACTGATATCATTAATTTCATCGAGATCCATATTGTCCGTGGAGCTTCGATACCTAGAAGCATGGTAAATCAGACTTTCATTAGTCGTTGAATCTTTCTCTACCCGTTGctcattattttttacaATCATTTCCTGCACCACATCTTTAAGTTGTTGATTTCTAAGGCGCCGTACCTCCAGTTTCTTCTCTAATAGttcttgattctttttaaGTCTTGGTGCCACATCTTGGAGATAGTGCTTTGGACTATAAGTAACAAGATCTCCATTCAGTTCAAAGTTGAGATGTGCTGATTTAATTAAATGTTCTATTTCCCTTTCGATAAGCTCCACCTCAATATGAAGGGTGCGCGATAAATAACTGATTTCGACCTTGTTTGATATCcttaaataaaagaaatagatTTTGCACCTCATCATATACTTAGCTGAAGACCACCTTTGAGAAAGAAACATACTTTGTTTACATTGTTTATCGAATTCTTCATTCCACAGATCGAGAAATCGGCCGAAGCTCGTATTGATCAAAAGCTTAAGGCAGTCTATCAATCTTGAGAAAATCTGTTTGTGTTCTTCTAgatgttgaagatgaagaaaatcatcATAGTTATCAAAGGGTATTGCCAAAATTGTCGAGATTGTAATCATCAGTATTACCTCACCGTTAGTGATAAACGGATCAGGCTGCTCCTCTGATAGTATTCTTAAAACGTCTGCGTCGCTATCCAAtagcttgaaaaaactcttGCAACAACTAAAGTAGCCTCCTCTCAAATAGAAACTACTGCATATGATTAATTTGAGTCTCCGGAGGGCTTGTAT
This Zygotorulaspora mrakii chromosome 5, complete sequence DNA region includes the following protein-coding sequences:
- a CDS encoding uncharacterized protein (similar to Saccharomyces cerevisiae YER079W; ancestral locus Anc_7.270), with the translated sequence MEDSNNSLSSKDVSSTISLYEPSTSVYLADNASTQAVYDMDPEESISRPLSRGSVTSGVSMMATKDGVDGEKVKRLGIPQYSLNLLNSMAHNQYKKMHHLGTHGYSSPWKNQQDSVSLSSLQMKSTPYLNTPNGPPMTLREKMHWLSSDINPDMEDNINDHSDFESAPDSLSATPSDAQNAGGYTTKRKFQNAMQDGNPPNFFQTASHRSANGSDIESNVSTVGDEASFSRNIQNLSPPISVAEGKRE
- the HOP1 gene encoding Hop1p (similar to Saccharomyces cerevisiae HOP1 (YIL072W); ancestral locus Anc_7.269) encodes the protein MSTGQMTATCSKAVSKTSSKTRITVEQSQKLIQTMLTMSFGCLAFLRGLFPDDSFVDQRFVPEKVEKDYKKQDGVSGNSIKIKTLVRGKSSEIDLLLNWLEKGVFQSIKLKYLRALSLGIFLDENDPTDLLENYIFSFDYDDEDNFRMQVGTQTKGDESASSVSLLDSRKMAQQLMRRFIIITQSLEPLPQRKYLTLRLMFNDSAPPDYQPHLFKDATFEKQATVKVPLNADTNATSVGTLNTDHHQLSLKVLSAADCDPELNCEGNSNSVPIDPFDLVDDIRPERNFSQDYVASQTTSILGHILKSSHPNIQPTQAVVNKSISDGTCECAVDCPAESTTFKTCKTCRKKVHGICYGNSRGSAIERCMTCVCGSALDTESNAFKDLIMLRKIYRLIGRSRSIPDSVTLLVKQLFGLQFKLDEETEERIAFCLSVLFHDNVLSIEGEAQQQTNSQSIRFSTSVQIDISGVIAANQVLLEKDKVYPLCFRYNSYGMHSCFTDVVGESKQQIEDWFKQIRDLRDLLIVPKPSSYNFESLQIGDTNNFELNKQARKRKNNDLHQYLKSEQESISSETDTNKSEKGNAKKIRKISVSKKSLRSVW
- the ICP55 gene encoding aminopeptidase (similar to Saccharomyces cerevisiae YER078C; ancestral locus Anc_7.268), giving the protein MSSEMLRSIQGLSGRQRCFYRRFFSAATSKYKLINRIRTPIEAGQALFETRPNLLKPGELTPGISAKEYYQRRVNLARRMPSKSCAILAGSQIKYASGAVFYPFQQNNNMYYLSGWNEPDSVMLLEKPTDDLNDIVFHMIVPPKDSFAEQWEGTRTGIDGVKEIFNADEAADLSVLSLYIAKIIRRNDILYFDAPKDKTTVSNPGLFSSFFSYHTTANGHQTVYDVIKDAGTMKKVRNLNKVIADLRKIKSPAELRVMRRAGQISGRAYNQAYATRFKNERTLQAFLEYNFISAGCDRSAYVPVVATGSNALCIHYTRNDDVMYDDEMVLVDASGSIGGYCTDISRTWPVNGQFTNPQRDLYEAVLNVQKECMELFKASKGYSIHDIHEKSVDFMKIELRNVGFNDIQKWDVNKLYPHYIGHHLGLDVHDVPEVSKTKPIEEGQVITVEPGVYVPDDQNYPSHFHNIGIRIEDDIAVGIDSYTNLTIEAAKEIADLEHIMEHGVMQKIEKDVISPLS
- the PCI8 gene encoding Pci8p (similar to Saccharomyces cerevisiae PCI8 (YIL071C); ancestral locus Anc_7.267) gives rise to the protein MLKHFHGATYIERVHHLILNENSPQDSKQQCATDAVSYLQDIGFTKSPYWDILVSTSGMHNVKECEEQAVGEALAIQKAIAHKYTEAISTLEALNVSPLKYYEYLEKIVRLLVLAKNYKGLEELDYRLNALPANYDSMRPEEIQALRRLKLIICSSFYLRGGYFSCCKSFFKLLDSDADVLRILSEEQPDPFITNGEVILMITISTILAIPFDNYDDFLHLQHLEEHKQIFSRLIDCLKLLINTSFGRFLDLWNEEFDKQCKQSMFLSQRWSSAKYMMRCKIYFFYLRISNKVEISYLSRTLHIEVELIEREIEHLIKSAHLNFELNGDLVTYSPKHYLQDVAPRLKKNQELLEKKLEVRRLRNQQLKDVVQEMIVKNNEQRVEKDSTTNESLIYHASRYRSSTDNMDLDEINDISDPESGTFEIGN